A single window of Leishmania panamensis strain MHOM/PA/94/PSC-1 chromosome 35 sequence DNA harbors:
- a CDS encoding hypothetical protein (TriTrypDB/GeneDB-style sysID: LpmP.35.5610), which yields MDSSLTDVESERGIIDASTTFLFPHVFQSCTPNASATVSLNTPGEQHQQQQQHQFPYPKQSSGHFHKMPPQFTPQYEAATSPSKEGDVRIEGWGNSVSSGVQPNVPVSTAQTTKGASVAMASSCARVVSSHVPQTDTLHRDPNVNVTASEYSVTAEAEKNESPERVHVLVVFDKAFCVCFVPSALRATLKVGELVLCECTHGENIGTIVADVSALVAKVMRQCQNAMTLAAVEQAFTPPCERVVRAAGTSGPSVGGGHVNGLFIATTAMYTGKAPGGLLADQQLRRLPCVLRRGTNRDKKRVYFARLRSNDALAAVHRILRSESLVAQSAEYQVSFARVIIYFSGERSQCLWSPHQFQQLGNTLVDPLRSETVEFRFVSEQRHEELDLTRAVTGEELSEILYTAVADHHERQGSKGVQGSRGGAAQGSAAHRPGQSAQHSQQQRQQHQAGKLLCGHPSVAEAYTHTAAWPQLAAALPPGNYVTQASSLTPQQHAVGYTLAPCVYVPQQQQPPPNVHAIALSSHTVANTQLATQPLSLVQVHYPSINQVKSAPGIYWANVPTPPQPQRLEIPQSPETTYYYVVGSAHQQQSAGSQPSSTAQREPTFLRAATLAAPSHVQQPAFVEVPVMNTENYHPVSYPLVLPSGTIPYS from the coding sequence aTGGACTCGTCTTTGACAGACGTGGAAAGCGAGCGGGGAATTATTGACGCATCTACGACATTCTTATTTCCCCATGTATTCCAGTCATGCACCCCGAACGCGTCTGCGACGGTGTCTCTAAACACACCaggtgagcagcaccagcagcaacagcaacatcAGTTTCCCTACCCCAAGCAGTCGTCAGGGCACTTTCACAAGATGCCGCCTCAGTTCACACCGCAATACGAAGCGGCCACATCCCCGTCGAAGGAAGGGGATGTCCGCATCGAAGGATGGGGCAATAGCGTTTCCTCCGGGGTGCAGCCCAATGTCCCGGTCTCGACAGCGCAAACCACCAAAGGGGCAAGCGTTGCCATGGCATCTTCGTGCGCCCGGGTGGTCTCTAGCCACGTGCCTCAGACCGATACGCTTCACCGCGATCCCAACGTCAACGTTACTGCATCAGAGTATTCAGTCACCGcggaagcagaaaaaaatgaaTCGCCAGAGCGCGTCCACGTTCTCGTTGTCTTCGACAAGGCcttctgcgtgtgctttgTGCCGTCGGCACTGCGCGCGACACTCAAGGTTGGCGAACTGGTGCTCTGTGAATGCACCCACGGTGAGAACATCGGCACCATCGTCGCGGACGTGAGCGCACTCGTCGCCAAGGTGATGCGACAGTGCCAAAATGCCATGACCTTGGCAGCAGTTGAACAGGCCTTCACTCCACCGTGTGAGCGCGTCGTCCGCGCGGCCGGCACCTCTGGGCCTTCGGTGGGTGGGGGACACGTCAATGGGTTGTTTATCGCCACAACGGCCATGTACACCGGAAAGGCTCCCGGCGGGTTACTGGCAGACCaacagctgcgccgtcttCCGTGTGTCCTTCGGCGCGGCACTAACCGAGACAAAAAGCGCGTGTACTTTGCGCGACTTCGCAGCAACGAcgcgctggcagcggtgcaccgcATTCTCCGCAGCGAGTCACTGGTCGCGCAGTCAGCCGAGTATCAGGTGAGCTTCGCGCGTGTCATCATCTACTTTAGTGGTGAGCGCAGCCAATGCCTTTGGTCACCACATCAGTTCCAGCAGCTTGGTAACACGCTAGTCGACCCTTTGCGCTCAGAAACGGTGGAGTTCCGCTTCGTGAGCGAGCAGCGCCATGAAGAGCTCGACCTGACGCGCGCCGTCACCGGTGAGGAACTGAGTGAGATTCTCTACACTGCGGTAGCGGACCACCACGAACGTCAAGGTAGCAAAGGTGTACAAGGCAGCCGTGGAGGAGCCGCACAGGGATCTGCGGCCCACCGACCGGGTCAGTCGGCTCAgcactcgcagcagcagcggcagcagcatcaggCCGGGAAACTGCTTTGTGGTCACCCGAGTGTCGCGGAagcctacacacacactgcggCGTGGCCACAGCTAGCGGCAGCTCTTCCGCCAGGGAACTACGTTACCCAGGCCTCCTCTCTAACGCCGCAGCAACATGCGGTGGGCTACACGCTTGCTCcctgtgtgtacgtgccccagcagcaacagccgccCCCAAATGTGCACGCCATTGCCCTCTCCAGTCACACTGTCGCAAATACACAGTTagccacgcagccgctgtcCTTGGTCCAGGTGCACTACCCATCCATAAACCAAGTGAAGTCGGCACCAGGAATATACTGGGCGAACGTCCCGACGCCTCCTCAGCCGCAGCGATTGGAGATACCGCAGTCACCGGAGACGACTTATTACTATGTGGTGGGCTccgcacaccagcagcagtctGCGGGATCGCAACCCTCGTCGACCGCGCAAAGGGAGCCGACGTTTCTGCGGGCAGCAACGCTCGCCGCCCCATCCCATGTTCAGCAGCCAGCCTTCGTCGAAGTACCCGTCATGAACACAGAGAACTACCATCCAGTCTCCTACCCGCTTGTGTTACCCTCGGGCACCATCCCTTACTCGTAG